A portion of the Tindallia magadiensis genome contains these proteins:
- the mreC gene encoding rod shape-determining protein MreC, translating to MINMNERNKIPIFIAITVIVLIMIIGFTSQQRERLTPVERFAGDIFMPVQRIVSKTYFTLEEQVRTVIRSGTIKNENQELRKEIEKYQSKLVEIQLNRDELNELRELKQTLNSIDRVDISDPITANVIGSSDGNWFQMFTIDAGESKGVAVNSVVIGSGGLIGRVYETGNHWSKVISIIDNSSSVSFRILRNSDLQGILSGSIDNTLSGYLFDPEADIIVGDRLITSGIGLYPKGIVIGEIKEITTSSDQLLQNIEVEPAVNFNRMDKVMVINPKTYME from the coding sequence ATGATCAATATGAATGAACGAAATAAAATACCGATATTTATAGCGATAACAGTTATAGTACTCATTATGATAATTGGCTTTACTTCTCAACAAAGAGAACGTTTAACACCTGTAGAAAGATTTGCAGGAGATATTTTTATGCCAGTTCAGAGAATAGTAAGCAAAACATACTTTACGCTTGAAGAGCAGGTAAGGACAGTGATTCGGTCAGGAACGATAAAAAATGAGAATCAGGAACTGCGAAAAGAAATAGAAAAATATCAATCAAAACTAGTCGAAATACAGCTTAACAGAGATGAACTTAATGAACTCAGGGAACTGAAACAAACACTTAACAGTATTGATCGTGTTGACATCTCAGATCCTATTACCGCAAATGTTATTGGAAGTAGTGATGGGAATTGGTTTCAAATGTTTACGATTGACGCTGGTGAAAGTAAAGGAGTTGCCGTAAACAGTGTTGTTATTGGTTCGGGAGGACTTATAGGACGTGTATATGAAACTGGGAACCATTGGTCCAAGGTTATTTCAATTATTGATAATAGTAGCTCTGTTAGTTTTCGAATATTAAGAAACAGCGATCTTCAAGGAATCCTATCCGGGAGCATTGATAACACTTTAAGTGGATATCTTTTTGATCCTGAGGCTGATATAATTGTGGGAGATAGATTAATTACTTCAGGTATTGGATTGTATCCTAAAGGTATTGTAATAGGTGAAATTAAAGAAATAACTACCAGTTCTGATCAGTTACTTCAAAACATTGAGGTTGAACCAGC